A stretch of the Sulfolobus acidocaldarius SUSAZ genome encodes the following:
- a CDS encoding bacterio-opsin activator: MKKHLNRVKVLIAHDKCWTSSVDLSGYTINYHVYPEKGYLRARVIFPSSRKNELSKMKRAKDKGILRILQVNQFDSDIYVDFLNTYRNSIAGLLYDYETLFLRNELREEKELWDFITTSTAVNEIIDQLNSHGELIETKVDQVDDMFFPYLSPSQVRVLKAAFEYGYLDYPRDANADMLAERLNISKVTFLYHLRSAEKKLVEFYLTHLT; the protein is encoded by the coding sequence ATGAAGAAGCATTTAAACAGAGTTAAAGTTTTGATAGCTCATGATAAGTGTTGGACTTCATCTGTTGACCTCAGTGGTTACACTATTAATTATCATGTTTACCCTGAGAAAGGCTACTTGAGGGCTAGAGTTATTTTTCCTTCCTCAAGGAAAAACGAGTTAAGTAAGATGAAAAGAGCAAAGGACAAAGGTATATTAAGGATATTACAAGTTAACCAATTTGATTCCGATATATATGTAGATTTCCTTAACACTTATAGGAATTCTATAGCAGGTCTACTATACGATTATGAGACGTTGTTTCTGAGAAATGAGCTTAGGGAAGAGAAAGAGCTATGGGACTTCATAACTACAAGTACTGCAGTTAATGAGATAATTGATCAACTTAATAGCCATGGAGAGCTAATTGAGACAAAAGTGGATCAAGTAGACGATATGTTCTTTCCTTATCTATCCCCATCGCAGGTAAGGGTACTGAAAGCCGCCTTCGAATACGGATATTTAGACTACCCCAGGGATGCTAATGCCGATATGTTGGCAGAAAGGCTAAACATAAGTAAGGTGACGTTTTTATACCACCTGAGGTCAGCTGAAAAGAAATTAGTTGAGTTTTACTTGACTCATTTAACCTAA
- a CDS encoding pirin, translating into MKRGVSGLIKGKSTMDGAGVKLYRVFGGMHTVEYTDPFLLLDFFGSSNPSDYLAGFPWHPHRGIETVTLLYKGKVEHQDSEGNKGVIYPGQSQWMTAGSGIFHQEMPRPLEGTEIARYNQKPEDMYGLQLWVNLPSNMKMSDPVYRDVKQLPKERFDFGEVQILSGKFMGIEGPVRVKSPVDPTYLDVLLDGEVKIPVKNGYTVLVYVVEGKIRTVNTPYIDSGNLIIFDREGDEVDLSGNGRFILISGRPLNEPVYWYGPIVMNSEEQILEALNDLRNGTFVRKKEPLHEDF; encoded by the coding sequence ATGAAAAGAGGAGTCTCAGGATTAATAAAAGGAAAGTCCACAATGGACGGTGCTGGGGTAAAGTTGTACAGAGTATTTGGGGGTATGCATACAGTTGAGTATACCGATCCATTTCTGTTGCTAGACTTCTTCGGTTCATCTAATCCTTCAGATTATCTTGCAGGATTTCCATGGCATCCTCATAGAGGTATAGAGACTGTAACTTTGCTTTACAAAGGAAAGGTGGAACATCAGGACAGTGAGGGGAATAAAGGTGTGATTTATCCTGGGCAGTCTCAGTGGATGACAGCGGGAAGCGGAATTTTCCATCAGGAAATGCCTAGACCATTGGAGGGTACGGAAATAGCTAGGTATAATCAAAAACCTGAGGACATGTATGGTCTACAATTATGGGTGAATTTGCCGTCTAATATGAAAATGTCAGATCCTGTATACAGAGATGTTAAACAATTACCGAAAGAGAGGTTTGACTTCGGAGAGGTTCAGATACTATCAGGTAAGTTTATGGGTATTGAGGGTCCTGTAAGAGTTAAGAGCCCAGTTGACCCAACATATCTAGACGTGTTATTGGATGGGGAAGTTAAAATACCTGTAAAGAACGGCTACACAGTGTTAGTTTATGTCGTTGAGGGGAAGATAAGGACTGTAAATACCCCATATATTGACTCTGGAAACTTAATCATTTTTGATAGGGAGGGAGACGAGGTTGATCTCTCAGGAAATGGTAGATTCATATTAATCTCAGGTAGACCTTTAAATGAGCCTGTGTATTGGTATGGACCCATTGTTATGAATAGTGAAGAACAAATCTTAGAAGCTTTAAATGATCTTAGGAATGGGACTTTTGTAAGGAAGAAAGAGCCTTTACATGAAGACTTTTGA
- a CDS encoding AMP-dependent synthetase — MSWVPGKEWIEKSNVYQYMISRNIPDLEKFHEFTYSEAFWDDFVKNVLKLNFEKPYTQTLDLSKGKQWAKWFVDGKINITNQLEETSKPLVRWMNERGESKTLTYNQVLYESKAVSSWLKRRYKKGDRIGIYLPMIPEIIPIFLGIIRAGMIVVPLFSGFGKEPIKVRLEDSEMKAIFTTDLTTRKDKEINPTENLEDFQVDKIVVERGGKPKVNYISYDEVKKTPGDGLEKTASEDPLMIIYTSGTTGKPKGCVHVHMGFPIKAAADIYFQFDMKNGELLTWITDLGWMMGPWLIFGGILLRGQIGLYEGYPGFDQISHFTEDFKPGILGLSASLVRSFKGREGKLQVRLAGNTGEPIDPESWNYLYRLIDHNPIINYSGGTEISGGILGNYVIKEIKASSFNGPSPGTKADVFDESGERAPPNTEGELVVLSVWPGMTRGFWRDEKRYLETYWSKWDNVWVHGDLAYYDNHGYFYIVGRSDDTIKVSGKRVGPAEIESVINTHQKVLESACVGIPDPLKGEKIICFTVTKEEINENELINFAQDKLGKAFSPDRIFLVKELPKTRNAKIMRRLLRAIILDKPLGDISSLENPSAVEEIRKVVKG; from the coding sequence ATGAGCTGGGTTCCAGGCAAAGAATGGATTGAAAAAAGCAATGTTTATCAATACATGATTTCCAGGAATATTCCTGATTTAGAGAAATTCCATGAGTTCACATATAGTGAGGCTTTTTGGGATGATTTCGTAAAAAACGTATTGAAGTTAAACTTTGAAAAACCATACACGCAAACACTGGACTTAAGTAAAGGTAAACAATGGGCTAAATGGTTTGTCGACGGGAAAATTAATATCACAAATCAACTAGAGGAGACTTCAAAACCCTTAGTAAGGTGGATGAACGAAAGAGGTGAAAGTAAGACATTAACGTACAATCAAGTATTATATGAATCGAAGGCTGTTTCCTCGTGGCTCAAAAGAAGATATAAAAAGGGAGATAGAATTGGCATATATTTACCAATGATACCTGAAATAATTCCCATTTTCTTAGGAATTATCAGGGCAGGAATGATAGTAGTCCCACTTTTCTCGGGTTTTGGAAAGGAACCAATAAAAGTGAGACTCGAAGATAGTGAAATGAAAGCCATATTTACTACAGATCTAACTACGAGAAAAGATAAAGAAATAAACCCGACTGAAAACCTGGAGGACTTTCAAGTAGATAAAATAGTAGTAGAAAGGGGAGGTAAGCCAAAGGTAAACTACATTTCATACGATGAAGTTAAAAAGACACCTGGTGATGGGTTAGAGAAGACCGCATCTGAGGATCCTCTAATGATAATTTACACCAGTGGTACGACTGGAAAACCTAAAGGCTGCGTTCACGTACACATGGGATTTCCAATAAAGGCTGCTGCTGATATCTATTTCCAGTTCGATATGAAGAATGGTGAATTACTTACGTGGATTACTGACCTAGGATGGATGATGGGTCCGTGGCTAATATTTGGTGGAATACTCTTACGAGGTCAAATAGGTCTATATGAGGGCTATCCAGGATTTGACCAAATTTCACATTTCACTGAAGACTTTAAACCCGGTATTTTAGGACTCTCAGCAAGCCTTGTTAGATCATTTAAAGGAAGGGAAGGAAAGCTTCAAGTTAGACTTGCTGGAAATACAGGAGAGCCTATAGATCCAGAGAGCTGGAATTACCTGTATAGGCTTATCGACCATAACCCAATAATCAACTACTCTGGAGGAACAGAAATTTCAGGTGGAATATTGGGAAACTACGTGATAAAGGAAATCAAAGCGTCGTCGTTTAATGGTCCTTCCCCAGGTACAAAAGCTGATGTTTTCGATGAATCTGGAGAGAGAGCACCACCGAATACTGAGGGAGAGTTAGTGGTTTTGTCTGTATGGCCAGGGATGACGAGAGGATTTTGGAGAGATGAGAAGAGATATTTGGAAACGTATTGGAGCAAATGGGACAATGTTTGGGTTCATGGTGACTTGGCTTACTATGATAACCATGGATATTTTTACATCGTAGGCAGGAGCGATGATACAATAAAAGTTTCGGGAAAAAGAGTAGGTCCTGCTGAAATAGAGTCTGTGATCAATACTCACCAAAAAGTGTTGGAATCAGCCTGTGTTGGGATCCCTGATCCATTGAAAGGGGAGAAAATAATCTGCTTTACGGTAACTAAGGAAGAGATTAATGAGAACGAGTTGATTAACTTCGCTCAGGATAAACTAGGAAAAGCCTTTTCTCCAGACCGAATATTTCTTGTCAAGGAACTGCCTAAGACTAGAAATGCAAAGATTATGAGAAGGCTATTGAGGGCTATAATTCTCGATAAGCCACTAGGAGATATATCGTCATTAGAAAACCCAAGTGCAGTTGAGGAAATCAGAAAAGTAGTTAAAGGCTAA
- a CDS encoding pterin-4-alpha-carbinolamine dehydratase, whose translation MKLDENEIKRRLGEIEGWSYENNKLKKTFKFKNFYESVEFVRKIQPIADEMDHHPDLCVYYNRVVLELSTHSEGGVTEKDFELAKKINKIH comes from the coding sequence ATGAAACTAGATGAAAATGAAATAAAAAGGAGATTAGGAGAAATCGAAGGATGGAGTTATGAAAATAATAAGCTCAAGAAGACATTCAAGTTTAAGAATTTTTATGAGTCTGTGGAATTCGTAAGGAAGATACAACCTATTGCTGATGAAATGGATCATCACCCTGACTTATGTGTATATTATAACAGGGTTGTGCTAGAGCTTTCAACCCATAGTGAGGGCGGAGTTACTGAAAAAGATTTTGAATTAGCTAAGAAAATAAATAAAATTCATTGA
- a CDS encoding NADH oxidase — MRLLEPFKIGDVELKNRVVMSPMITNFGTPEGYPTETHIRYFVRRSSLGLLITEYTYVNRTDARGSPNELGLYTDEFIPKFARLTEAVHNHDTKIFVQLVHVGRKTRKALIWGNSPIAPSNIPLIDPVREMTKDDINRVIDDFVKAAERAEKSGFDGIELHGAHGYLIAQFLSPATNKREDEYRDGVKFLEEIIKEVKRVVSIPVGLRISATEFDAQGLNPETVGKIVKRVENLLDYLHLSAGRDGPLGGSSSFYYKEPSYLEEAKVIRNQFGKTLLVAGSILTVDDAEKVLEFADAAVLARQILADPDWLIKVKDGGNIRPCIRCNQLCRLMATREVRCDVNPELGWELVELRKGEGEVNIVGGGVTGLEMARVLAKRGFEVKLYEKDSKLGGQLNEYKDPYKKASFIKLLEYYEKELKRLGVKVYLNSYIKSIDEHTIFAVPSQRQPTYQEYKGEVILVDSNLYAYQDYIFEWVKQNEVYITRNLFKGLDRNRGYLLEEKYKEIGVREWDNRTKPTVHIHDVRNSQQSIGQSISKAFWYAVEYDNSRK; from the coding sequence GTGAGACTTTTAGAACCCTTCAAAATAGGAGATGTTGAGTTAAAGAACAGGGTAGTAATGTCACCAATGATAACAAATTTCGGTACACCTGAGGGATATCCGACAGAGACTCACATAAGATACTTCGTCAGGAGATCTTCACTTGGACTACTGATAACTGAGTACACATACGTAAATAGAACAGATGCTAGAGGGTCACCCAATGAGTTAGGACTATATACAGACGAATTTATTCCTAAATTTGCAAGACTGACAGAGGCAGTTCACAATCATGATACTAAGATATTTGTGCAATTAGTCCATGTGGGAAGAAAGACTAGGAAAGCCTTAATATGGGGTAATAGTCCAATTGCACCGTCGAACATACCATTAATTGATCCCGTAAGGGAGATGACAAAAGACGACATAAACAGAGTTATAGATGACTTCGTAAAAGCCGCAGAGAGAGCTGAAAAGAGCGGTTTCGATGGAATAGAGCTACATGGAGCCCATGGATATCTAATTGCACAATTCCTCTCTCCAGCTACAAATAAAAGAGAAGACGAATACAGGGACGGAGTGAAATTTCTGGAGGAGATAATCAAGGAAGTTAAAAGAGTAGTCTCAATACCTGTGGGATTAAGGATTTCAGCAACTGAGTTTGATGCTCAAGGATTAAATCCTGAGACTGTTGGAAAAATTGTCAAGAGAGTTGAGAATCTTTTAGACTATCTCCACTTGTCCGCAGGAAGAGACGGACCACTAGGGGGCTCATCTTCATTCTACTATAAAGAGCCGAGCTATCTTGAAGAGGCTAAAGTAATCAGAAATCAGTTTGGAAAAACATTATTGGTTGCCGGTTCAATCCTGACAGTTGATGATGCGGAAAAAGTACTAGAGTTCGCAGATGCAGCAGTATTAGCTAGACAAATTCTTGCTGATCCAGATTGGCTAATAAAGGTAAAGGATGGTGGAAACATAAGACCTTGTATAAGGTGTAACCAACTATGCAGACTGATGGCTACAAGAGAAGTGAGATGCGACGTAAACCCTGAACTTGGCTGGGAGCTTGTGGAATTAAGAAAAGGGGAAGGAGAAGTTAACATAGTGGGTGGAGGAGTTACAGGACTTGAAATGGCTAGGGTTTTAGCGAAAAGAGGTTTTGAGGTTAAACTTTATGAAAAAGATAGCAAATTAGGTGGGCAACTCAATGAATATAAAGATCCTTACAAGAAAGCCTCCTTCATAAAGCTATTAGAATACTATGAGAAAGAACTAAAGAGGTTAGGGGTAAAAGTTTATCTCAACTCTTACATTAAATCCATCGATGAACATACAATATTTGCGGTACCCTCTCAAAGGCAACCGACATATCAAGAATATAAGGGAGAAGTAATATTAGTGGACTCCAATTTATACGCCTATCAAGACTACATATTTGAGTGGGTAAAGCAGAACGAGGTTTATATCACAAGGAATTTGTTTAAGGGTCTAGATAGAAATCGTGGTTATTTATTGGAAGAGAAATACAAAGAAATAGGAGTAAGGGAATGGGATAACAGAACTAAGCCAACAGTCCACATCCATGATGTAAGAAATAGTCAACAGTCCATAGGTCAATCCATATCTAAAGCATTCTGGTATGCTGTAGAATATGATAACAGTAGAAAGTAA
- a CDS encoding peptidase S41: MKGYYMYPDIRNDFVAFTTDDDVWLTSLKDMRPIRVTTDTGVSIKPKISPDGKRIAFTTLWLRSGKQGADVFIVEDGRSKRVTYFNRPTIWVAGWLSDKEIVVITDYHTPFNAWTEAYKVNVNDESYEPLPFGIVSNISIKKETIVIARGYQDLPFWKGYRGGTKGELWISFDAGETFKKFLSLNGIISHPMILNDRVYFLSDHESVSNLYSVDMQGENLLKHTNFSDYYCRNASSDGKRIVFQRAGDIYLFDPQTNNTVKLEIEVFTERKKKRPKFVSTMEYLTDVDVNQNYIGLVVRGKPFIMRPWEGPVLQLGEKQGVKYRELQILSNEDIAVVDSNENKLLILSKDGNIKQKVEKDFGRIEKIKASPDGKKLLISNNRLELWLYDLESKKEKLIDKSSYGIIREFDWHPSGEWFSYAFPEGSRTQSIKIANVSGNTIRVTSPYAFDFSPSFDPDGKFLYFLSARTLDPSSDKFIFNMSFQRVIKPYLVVLNKAYSPFNQPLDEVKHDKNVDPEGIQYRAIPFPVEEDNYVKISGAKSNKVLLYSQPIRGQLNPQEDTLGKIEIFDIETKSKEVFAENVKNFIITKDGSKVLLVFKDSIRLVNATIKPDLSTQGIKGGVVDTTRIKVLVDPEKEWRQMLFETWKLMKENYWSAEKLQGWDSVLGKYEKLLDRVSTRYELSDVLKEMQGETKTSHSYETPYDFETAEPLVIGGLGAEFNYDEQRECFKIFKIYSGDPTNEGERSPLKDPGVELNEGDCIHSIDGEKVRRGSINSYFINKDQAILEVLTNDGKSRTVSVRLMKDEKYLMYRHWVEKNREYVHKVSDGKLGYVHVPDMMYQGFAEFFRLFISEFYRQGLIVDVRFNRGGFISGLILQRLLLRREGYDVPRNGERIPFPYLSSPKVIVAVTNENAGSDGDIFSYLFKRYKIGMLIGRRTWGGVIGISPRHLLVDKTVVTQPEFAAIFDEVGLGIENYGVDPDIEVDNYPQDYRIGNDRQLDKAIEIALKQMDT; the protein is encoded by the coding sequence ATGAAAGGGTATTACATGTATCCAGATATAAGAAATGATTTTGTGGCTTTTACAACTGATGACGATGTATGGCTTACGTCACTGAAAGACATGAGACCGATTAGAGTTACAACTGACACTGGTGTTTCCATAAAACCTAAGATTAGCCCAGACGGTAAAAGGATAGCCTTTACCACATTATGGTTAAGGAGCGGAAAGCAAGGTGCTGATGTATTTATTGTAGAAGACGGTAGGTCCAAAAGGGTGACATATTTCAACAGACCAACCATATGGGTTGCAGGCTGGCTATCAGATAAGGAGATAGTGGTAATAACAGATTACCATACACCATTTAACGCGTGGACAGAGGCTTACAAAGTAAATGTAAATGATGAGAGTTATGAACCACTTCCCTTTGGAATAGTTTCAAATATTTCAATAAAAAAAGAGACTATTGTAATAGCCAGAGGATATCAAGATTTACCCTTCTGGAAAGGATACCGAGGAGGAACCAAAGGGGAACTATGGATATCCTTTGATGCTGGAGAAACTTTCAAGAAATTTCTCAGCTTAAATGGAATAATTAGCCATCCCATGATATTAAATGATAGAGTCTACTTCTTATCGGACCACGAGAGTGTAAGTAACCTTTACTCAGTGGACATGCAGGGAGAGAACTTACTAAAACACACTAACTTCTCAGATTATTACTGTAGAAATGCCAGCTCAGATGGAAAAAGGATTGTGTTTCAGAGAGCGGGAGATATTTACTTGTTTGACCCACAGACTAATAACACTGTTAAGCTCGAGATCGAGGTATTCACGGAGAGGAAGAAAAAGAGACCAAAATTTGTTTCAACTATGGAATACTTAACCGATGTAGATGTTAATCAGAATTACATTGGGCTAGTAGTTAGAGGTAAACCTTTTATCATGAGACCATGGGAAGGTCCTGTACTACAATTAGGTGAAAAGCAGGGGGTAAAATATAGGGAATTGCAGATTCTATCAAATGAAGATATTGCTGTTGTAGATAGTAATGAAAATAAACTGTTGATTTTATCGAAGGACGGAAATATTAAACAAAAAGTAGAAAAGGATTTTGGTAGAATTGAAAAAATCAAAGCGTCTCCAGATGGTAAAAAGCTCCTAATATCGAACAACAGGCTAGAATTATGGTTATATGACCTAGAATCAAAAAAGGAAAAACTTATAGATAAAAGTTCTTATGGGATAATTCGTGAGTTTGATTGGCACCCTTCAGGTGAGTGGTTTAGCTACGCATTCCCTGAAGGATCCAGAACTCAGTCCATAAAGATAGCTAACGTATCAGGAAATACTATAAGAGTGACTAGTCCTTATGCGTTTGACTTTTCACCTTCTTTTGACCCAGATGGAAAATTCCTTTACTTCTTATCTGCTAGAACTCTAGACCCTAGTTCAGACAAATTTATATTTAACATGAGCTTTCAGCGTGTAATAAAGCCTTACTTAGTAGTTTTAAATAAAGCCTACTCTCCATTTAATCAACCACTTGACGAAGTAAAGCATGATAAAAATGTTGACCCTGAAGGTATTCAGTATAGGGCAATACCATTCCCTGTAGAAGAGGACAACTATGTAAAAATTAGCGGAGCTAAATCAAACAAGGTATTACTGTACTCTCAACCCATAAGAGGGCAACTCAATCCACAAGAGGATACTTTAGGAAAAATTGAGATATTTGATATTGAAACTAAATCAAAAGAGGTCTTTGCAGAGAATGTAAAAAACTTCATTATAACCAAGGATGGTTCGAAGGTTCTATTGGTTTTCAAAGATAGTATTAGACTCGTTAATGCTACCATAAAGCCAGATTTAAGCACACAGGGAATAAAGGGGGGAGTAGTTGACACAACTAGAATTAAGGTACTTGTAGACCCAGAGAAGGAATGGAGACAAATGTTATTTGAAACATGGAAATTGATGAAGGAGAACTACTGGAGCGCAGAAAAGTTGCAGGGATGGGACAGTGTTCTAGGCAAGTACGAAAAACTTCTAGATAGAGTGAGCACTAGATATGAGCTTTCTGATGTATTAAAAGAAATGCAGGGAGAAACTAAAACCTCTCACTCATATGAGACTCCATATGATTTTGAAACAGCAGAACCATTAGTGATAGGAGGTTTAGGTGCAGAATTTAACTATGATGAACAAAGAGAATGCTTCAAAATATTTAAGATATACTCTGGTGATCCAACAAATGAAGGAGAAAGAAGTCCATTAAAAGATCCAGGTGTAGAACTAAACGAAGGAGACTGTATCCACAGTATTGATGGGGAAAAGGTAAGAAGGGGAAGTATAAACTCATATTTCATAAATAAAGATCAAGCTATCCTTGAGGTTCTAACCAATGATGGGAAAAGTAGAACCGTAAGTGTAAGGTTAATGAAAGATGAGAAGTATCTAATGTATCGTCATTGGGTGGAGAAAAACAGGGAGTACGTACACAAAGTAAGTGACGGAAAATTAGGATATGTCCATGTACCTGATATGATGTACCAAGGTTTTGCCGAATTCTTCAGATTGTTTATATCTGAGTTTTATAGGCAGGGTCTGATAGTGGATGTGAGGTTTAACAGAGGTGGATTCATTTCAGGTTTAATATTGCAAAGATTATTACTAAGAAGAGAAGGATACGATGTGCCTAGAAATGGCGAACGTATTCCGTTCCCCTATTTGTCCTCTCCTAAAGTAATAGTAGCTGTGACGAATGAAAACGCAGGCTCTGATGGGGATATATTCTCTTACCTATTCAAAAGGTATAAGATAGGTATGTTAATAGGTAGAAGAACATGGGGTGGAGTTATAGGAATAAGCCCACGTCATCTATTAGTCGATAAAACAGTTGTTACACAGCCTGAATTTGCTGCAATTTTTGACGAAGTAGGATTAGGTATAGAAAATTACGGTGTGGATCCAGATATAGAGGTTGATAATTACCCGCAGGACTATAGGATAGGAAATGACAGGCAATTAGATAAAGCAATAGAGATTGCGCTCAAACAAATGGATACCTAA
- a CDS encoding multidrug ABC transporter ATPase — protein sequence MLETIDLTKIYGDGTKALDNLNFKSNVKVLSVLGRNGAGKTTLVRILSTQLLPTSGTARINGLDIVKEAKKVRKLISSIPQEARPVGMSSPYEHLLMYLTARGMSISEAREISRKTLKDIGLWEVRDKPTDELSGGMKRKIFVAMAIASNAELIFLDEPTVGLDPYSRTEVWSILKEADSKLVLTTHYMEEAEELSDEIVLIHKGKLISKGTVEDLLSKFKDKVRVEGTGEIKVGKMKISYVDRKEAETYIGKYIVKPITLEDLFIIYAGEGLED from the coding sequence ATGCTGGAGACTATTGATTTGACAAAAATTTACGGGGATGGCACTAAGGCGTTGGATAATCTGAACTTCAAAAGTAATGTTAAAGTCCTCTCCGTTTTAGGAAGAAATGGTGCAGGAAAAACAACACTGGTAAGAATACTTTCCACTCAACTTTTACCTACCAGTGGGACAGCGAGGATAAATGGTTTGGACATAGTTAAGGAAGCCAAAAAAGTGAGAAAATTAATTTCGTCCATACCCCAAGAAGCTAGACCTGTTGGTATGTCGTCTCCCTATGAACACTTGCTGATGTACCTCACCGCCAGAGGAATGTCCATCAGTGAAGCAAGAGAGATATCTAGGAAGACACTTAAAGATATAGGTTTATGGGAAGTAAGAGACAAGCCTACTGATGAACTTTCGGGAGGAATGAAAAGGAAAATATTCGTTGCTATGGCTATAGCTTCAAATGCTGAACTCATTTTCTTAGATGAGCCAACTGTAGGTTTAGATCCTTACTCAAGAACTGAGGTATGGTCAATACTGAAAGAGGCAGACTCTAAGCTTGTTTTAACGACACATTACATGGAGGAAGCTGAGGAACTCTCTGATGAAATTGTGCTAATACATAAAGGAAAACTTATTTCTAAAGGAACAGTGGAGGATCTCTTAAGTAAATTCAAGGATAAGGTAAGAGTAGAGGGAACTGGTGAAATAAAAGTTGGTAAGATGAAGATAAGCTACGTAGATAGAAAAGAGGCTGAAACATATATAGGGAAATACATAGTTAAACCTATAACGCTGGAGGATCTTTTCATAATCTACGCAGGTGAAGGACTTGAAGATTAA
- a CDS encoding daunorubicin ABC transporter ATP-binding protein → MKIKFILSFALFYGVAPVKRGTIYVITYMITPLAELFLIYVVTRGALIGYAIMGGLVAIVAGNGISFLADFAFLRLETKIQDLLVATEVTPTEYIFGLMLSNLIFSVPGIALYIILAVLYRLVNILNILPIVLVLVLLLLTTSSIGFLIGSFIPHIRYSWGLGSILSILLTVLPPVFYPYFLIPKTAFYVIFPIPTTLGAMILQDLTGLIHLSSNVLYGSIALLIVETVIFYYLSRRFSRWVSA, encoded by the coding sequence TTGAAGATTAAATTTATCCTGTCTTTTGCGCTGTTTTATGGAGTAGCACCAGTTAAAAGAGGAACGATATACGTTATAACCTACATGATTACTCCCTTGGCAGAACTTTTCCTAATTTACGTTGTAACGAGAGGAGCATTAATTGGATATGCAATAATGGGTGGATTAGTGGCAATTGTTGCAGGAAATGGAATATCTTTTCTTGCAGATTTCGCATTTCTGAGGCTAGAAACTAAAATTCAAGATTTGTTAGTAGCTACAGAAGTCACGCCTACAGAGTATATTTTTGGGCTAATGCTCTCTAACTTAATTTTCTCAGTACCAGGAATAGCACTGTATATTATTTTAGCTGTTTTGTATAGGTTAGTGAACATTCTAAATATACTTCCAATAGTTTTAGTTCTCGTATTGTTACTACTAACAACCTCCTCTATAGGCTTCTTAATAGGAAGTTTCATTCCACATATAAGGTACTCCTGGGGACTGGGTTCAATATTGTCCATATTACTTACAGTTCTACCGCCAGTATTTTACCCATATTTCCTTATACCTAAAACAGCATTTTATGTCATATTTCCAATACCAACTACTTTAGGTGCAATGATCCTACAAGACTTAACAGGACTAATACACCTATCTTCAAATGTCTTATACGGTAGTATAGCGTTATTAATCGTGGAGACTGTGATATTTTACTACTTATCAAGAAGGTTCAGCAGATGGGTTAGTGCTTAA
- a CDS encoding bacitracin ABC transporter permease gives MLDVLFYEWRRAIGRKKVIVLIMISFIFEIAVYLALYLVPSQTVRTYLIPVYPYTWAIGTLLPQDLLLHFLAISIASGSMSEEYEQGTVDFFLTKPITRLQFYIEKWLGSFSLLVMIYVLMVILSLFLSYTLFGVQEYLEYFWITIVSVIFSSLVFFCISFSVGEILRRSSLSFIISSFTLIGSILVSDVLLFISFLTNNTSYESIATYLPSWGSTQLPFILLSSSPLSNITQFIDMFPIQGNTFIAVISIVVYTLIPFIISLYSFSRRDIPKRIS, from the coding sequence ATGCTTGATGTCTTGTTTTACGAGTGGAGAAGAGCGATAGGAAGGAAGAAGGTAATAGTCCTTATCATGATCTCTTTTATATTTGAAATAGCAGTGTACTTAGCATTATATCTTGTGCCCTCTCAAACAGTCAGAACTTATTTAATCCCAGTTTATCCATATACCTGGGCTATAGGTACGCTTTTACCACAGGATTTACTTCTACATTTTCTGGCTATTTCTATTGCCTCAGGCTCCATGTCCGAGGAATATGAACAGGGTACTGTGGACTTCTTTTTGACAAAACCCATAACGAGGTTACAGTTCTATATCGAGAAGTGGTTAGGTTCTTTCTCGTTATTGGTCATGATCTACGTTTTAATGGTTATACTATCTCTCTTTCTCTCGTATACCTTATTTGGAGTTCAGGAATATTTAGAATATTTTTGGATAACTATTGTATCGGTTATTTTCTCCTCGTTAGTCTTCTTCTGTATTTCTTTTAGTGTAGGAGAAATTCTGAGAAGAAGCAGTCTATCTTTTATAATTTCTAGTTTTACGCTTATTGGCAGTATACTAGTGTCAGACGTGCTATTATTCATCAGCTTTCTAACTAATAATACCTCTTATGAGAGTATAGCAACGTATCTACCATCCTGGGGGTCTACTCAGCTTCCTTTCATTCTTTTATCATCATCACCTTTATCGAACATAACACAGTTTATAGATATGTTTCCAATTCAAGGAAATACTTTTATTGCTGTTATATCTATAGTTGTTTATACATTAATTCCATTCATTATTTCACTATACTCATTCTCTAGGAGAGACATTCCAAAAAGGATAAGTTGA